In a single window of the Streptomyces sp. NBC_00285 genome:
- the fxsA gene encoding FxSxx-COOH cyclophane-containing RiPP peptide, with amino-acid sequence MNTPTTTSADEPGKQSTAGERVPLVRLAARADGLRSGALTRVVPQDTPDRGPARVSVAAFQSAV; translated from the coding sequence ATGAACACGCCCACCACCACCTCGGCCGACGAGCCCGGCAAGCAGTCGACCGCCGGGGAGCGGGTCCCGTTGGTGCGGCTCGCCGCCCGGGCCGACGGTCTCCGGTCCGGTGCCCTCACCCGGGTCGTGCCGCAGGACACCCCCGACCGCGGTCCCGCGCGGGTCTCGGTCGCGGCGTTCCAGTCGGCCGTCTGA